The sequence GAGACTCTGATGGCGGAGGCCGACACGGGGGTCGTACCGTCCGATCCGGGGACTCCGGGCGGTGGCGCACCGGGGCGGCCCGGACACGGTCCGCAACCGCCCGGTGCACCGCGCCTTCCCGGACAGCTGGGGGACCTCCAGCGTCGCTTCGGGCTGTGAGCGGTAGTCTGCGGAGTGTGACGTCGAACGCGTGCGCACAGTCACACCACCCGAAGTAGTTCGCCATTCAACTTCTTAGGTAGACTTCATTCATGGAGACCGAGACGGCCACGCGCTGGCTGACCGATGCGGAGCAGTGCGCCTGGCGCACCCACCTGGAGGTCAACAGGCTGTTGACGTACCAGCTGGAGAAGGATCTGCAGCCGTTCGGCCTGACGATGAACGATTACGAGATCCTCGTGAACCTGTCCGAGTCGGAGGACGTGCGGATGCGGATGAGCGACCTCGCCTCCGCGACGCTGCAGTCCAAGAGCCGACTCTCGCACCAGATCACGCGGATGGAGAACGCGGACCTGGTGCGCCGCGAGAACTGTGAATCGGATCGGCGGGGGCTGTACGCGGTGCTCACGGAGCACGGCATGGAGACGATGAAGAAGGTGGCGCCGCACCATGTGTCCTCGGTGCGGCGGCACTTCATCGACCTGCTCTCACCGGAGGCCCTGGTGGAGCTGGACAAGGCCCTGAAGCCGATCGCGGAACACCTGCGGGGCCAGCGGGGGCGCCCCTAGAGCGGTTACGCGGTTCCCCGCGGCCCCGAAAGGGGCGCGGGGAACCGTGCGATCAGCCGCGACGGGCCCGCAGGGCACCACCGGCCCCGGCCGCCGCGGCGGATGCCAGGGCCATCGATCCCGCCACCAGGAAGCAGACGCCCAGCGGCAGCCGGCCGATCAGCAACCCGGTCGCCAGCGCTCCCGACGAACTGCCCGCGTTCACCCCCGTGTTGACCCACGCCCCGGCCCGCGTACGGGCCTCGGCGGGCACGGACTCGTCGGCCGCGAGGTACGCCGTCGTCAGGGTCGGCGCGAAGAAGACCCCGGCGAGGGCCAGCGCGGCGGTGAGCACCCACAGATCGGGCGCGAGACCCGCCACCGCGACGACCAGGCCCAGCGCCACCGAGAAGCGGAGCAGCCGTGTCCGGGCGGGGGCCGTCCACCGCACCGCCCCGTTCACGAGACCCCCCAGCGCGCTGCCCGCCGACAGCGCCCCCAGGACCCACGGCACGAGAGCGGTGTCGTACGCGTACGCGGAGGCGTAGGCCATGGTCAGCAGGTCCACCCCGCTGAGGGTCAGCCCGACGCCGAGGGCGACGACGGCGGGGGCGAGCGGACCGGACCCGCTCCCCCGCCGCGCGCCCCGGACGGCGGGCCGTGGACCCGGCATCACCGGTGACGCCGCGAACACCGCCGTACCGCCCACGATCAGCAGCGCGCTGAGCAGGATCCCGGCGGCCGGCGGGGCAAACCCGGTCAGGACGCCGACCAGGACGGGCCCGGAGACGTAGAGCAGTTCCTCGGCGACGCCGTCGAGGCTGTAGGCACGCTGCAACAGGTGCCGGTCGGGGACGAGTTCGGCCCACAGCGCGCGCATCGTCGGCCCCAGCGGGGGCGTGCACGCGCCGGCGAGCGCCGCGACGAGCGCGAGCGGGGCCACCGGCGCACCGGGGCGCCAGGTCAGGGCGGCGAGCAGGGTCAGCAGGGCGCCGTACACGAGCGCCATGGGGGCGAGGGCGCGGCGCGGCCCGTGCCGGTCGATCAGGGCGCCGCGCACCGGCATCAGGAAGACCGACGCGGCGCCGAACAGGGACATCACCGTCCCGGAGACGGCGTAGGAGCCGGTGGCGCGGCTGACGGACAACAGCACCGCGAGGGACACGATGCCGTAGGAGAGGCGGGCGGTCAGGGCCGCGGCGAAGGCGCGGCGGGCGCCCGGAAGGCGCAGCACGGCGGCGTACGAAGGCCGCGCGGGAGCATGCGTGGACATGCGGGAAGTTCCTCCGGCGGAGGCGGGAAAAGGGCATGGCGAGGCACGCGGGCGCCGGAACGGTCACGGCGCCGCGTGCGGGGCCGGCCCTATGCCAGGAGGAGGAACATGGCGACAAGTTAGCCGCAGGCGACCGGAGCCGGCCAGGCTCAGCCCTTCGTGATCTCCGCCACCAGCTCGTCGGCCGCGCGGTACGGATCGAGTTCGCCCGCGACGATCCGCTCCGCGAGGGCGCTGAGGCGCCGGTCGCCGTGCAGGTCCCCGATGCGCTCACGCAGGGCCGTGACCGCGATGGTCTCCACCTCGCGGGCCGCGCGGGCGCGCCGGCGTTCGGTGAGCACCCCGTGCTCCTCCATCCAGGCGCGGTGCTTCTCCAGCGCCTCGACCACCTCGTCCACGCCCTCGGCGCGGGAGGCGACCGTCTTCACGATCGGGGGCCGCCAGTCGCCCGGTCCCCGGGCCGCGCCGAGGCCCAGCATGTGGTTCAGCTCGCGGGCGGTGGCGTCCGCGCCGTCCCGGTCCGCCTTGTTGACGACGTAGACGTCGCCGATCTCCAGGATGCCCGCCTTGGCGGCCTGGATGCCGTCGCCCATGCCCGGGGCCAGCAGCACCACGCTGGTGTCCGCCTGGGCGGCGATCTCCACCTCGGACTGGCCCACGCCCACCGTCTCGACCAGGACCACGTCGCAGCCCGCCGCGTCCAGGACGCGGATCGCCTGCGGGGCGGACCAGGCGAGGCCGCCGAGGTGGCCCCGGGTCGCCATGGAGCGGATGTAGACGCCGGGGTCGGAGGCGTGGTCCGACATGCGTACGCGATCGCCGAGCAGGGCGCCGCCGGAGAAGGGCGAGGACGGGTCGACGGCCAGGACGCCGACCCGCTTGCCCTGCTTGCGGTACGCCGTGACGAGCGCGGAGGTGGAGGTCGACTTGCCGACGCCCGGTGAGCCGGTCAGGCCCACCACATACGCGTTGCCGGTCAGCGGGGCCAGCGCCGCCATGACCTCCCTGAGCTGCGGGGACGCCCCCTCCACCAGGGAGATCAGCCGGGCCACCGCCCGGGGCCCGCCTTCCCTGGCCCGGTCCACCAGAGAGGAGACGTCCTGCATCGCACAGCTCCGTTCACTTCACCGACCCGACGGAAGGGCTCAGGCCTTCGGTACCCGCACGATCAGCGCGTCACCCTGACCGCCGCCACCGCACAGCGCGGCCGCGCCGAGGCCGCCGCCCCGGCGCTTGAGCTCCAGCGCCAAGTGGAGCACGAGGCGGGCGCCGGACATGCCGATCGGGTGGCCGAGCGCGATCGCGCCGCCGTTGACGTTCACCTTTTCCGTGGACACACCGAGGTCCTTCATTGACTGCACGGTGACGGAGGCGAACGCCTCGTTGATCTCGATCAGATCGAGGTCGGCGACCTCCTTGCCCTCCTTCTTGAGGGCGTTGCGGATCGCGTTGGACGGCTGGGAGTGCAGCGAGTTGTCCGGGCCCGCCACATTGCCGTGCGCGCCGATCTCGGCGAGCCACTGCAGGCCCAGCTCCTCCGCCTTGGCCTTGCTCATCACGACCACGGCGGCGGCGCCGTCGGAGATCTGCGAGGAGGTGCCGGCGGTGATGGTGCCGTCCTTGGTGAAGGACGGGCGCAGCTTGCCCAGGGTCTCCACGGTGGTGTCGGCGCGGATGCCCTCGTCCTTGCTGAACAGGATCGGGTCGCCCTTGCGCTGCGGGATCTCCACGGGGGTGATCTCCGCCTCGAACACGCCGTTCTTCTGCGCGGCGGCGGCCCGCTGGTGGGACAGGGCGCCGATCTCGTCCTGCGCGAGGCGGCCGATGCCGAGCCGGGTGTTGTGGTGCTCGGTGGACTCGCCCATGGCGATGGCCTCGAACGAGTCGGTCAGACCGTCGTGCGCCATCGAGTCGATCATCTCGATCGAGCCGTACTTGTAGCCCTCACGGGACTTGGGCAGCAGGTGCGGCGCGTTGGTCATGGACTCCATGCCGCCCGCCACGACGATGTCGAACTCGCCGGCGCGGATCAGCTGGTCGGCCAGGGCGATCGCGTCGAGCCCGGAGAGGCACACCTTGTTGACGGTGAGGGCCGGGACGCTCATCGGGATGCCGCCCTTGACGGCGGCCTGGCGGGCCGGGATCTGGCCGGCGCCGGCCTGGAGCACCTGGCCCATGATCACGTACTGCACCTGGTCGCCGCCGATGCCCGCGCGGTCCAGGGCGGCCTTGATCGCGAGACCGCCGAGGTCGGCCGCGGAGAAGGACTTCAGGGAGCCCAGCAGTCGTCCCATGGGCGTACGGGCGCCCGCGACGATCACCGAGCTGTTCGTTCCAGAAGACATGAGGTGCGATCCCCTTCCAGCTACGCAGAGCCGAGGAGTGAACGAGGGTTTACATCGAATGTACTGAGAGTCACTCAGTGCCGTCATCGCCCTGTCGGTGTGATCGCGCGCACGTTGCGTAACCACCGCGGTGGCGCTGCACTGATTCCATGCTGACGCGAATCGACCACATCGGGATCGCCTGCCACGACCTCGACGCCACCGTCGAGTTCTACCGGGCCACCTACGGCTTCGAGGTGTTCCACACCGAGGTCAACGAGGAACAGGGCGTGCGCGAGGCCATGCTCAAGATCAACGAGACCTCGGACGGCGGCGCCTCCTACCTCCAGCTCCTGGAGCCGACCCGCGAGGACTCCGCGGTCGGCAAGTGGCTGGCCAAGAACGGCGAGGGCGTGCATCACATCGCCTTCGGCACGGCGGACGTCGACGCCGACTCCGAGGACATCCGGGGCAAGGGCGTACGGGTGCTCTACGACGAGCCGCGACGCGGTTCCATGGGCTCCAGGATCACCTTCCTGCACCCCAAGGACTGCCATGGTGTCCTCACAGAACTGGTGACTTCGGCGCCTGTTGAGTCTCCCGAGCACTGACCGCCGTACATAAGGGCCGGTAGGGTTGGGGGCGGTCGTCCCGCGAACCGGGGCGGCCGCATGCCGGGGTCCGGGTTTCGGGGGACGTGCGTCGGGGCAGCAGGCCGTGCTCCGCCGTTGATCTGACACCATTTCCCCGGGGGCCCCGTTCGGCGGTTGGACGTGGCTCGTTGGAGAAGCTGACCAGGGGACGGATGGGACCGCGCAGTGCGGGGCTACGAGAGCCAGGAGCGAGAGCCGGCGGCTGACGACGTCGACCACCTCTCTCGGTTCGAGGCCGATATGAAGCGGCTGAGGACCGAGCGGGAGAAGGCGATCCAGCACGCCGAGGACCTCGGCTACCAGGTCGAGGTGCTGCGCGCCAAGCTGCACGAGGCGCGCCGCACCCTGATGACCCGTCCCGCCTTCGACGGCGGCGACATCGGCTACCAGGCCGAACAGTTGCTCCGCAACGCCCAGATGCAGGCGGAGCAGCTGCGGCAGGACGCCGAGCGCGAGCTGAGCCAGGTCCGCGCGCAGACCCAGCGGATCCTCCAGGAGCACGCCGAGCAGGCCGCGCGGCTCCAGGCCGAGCTGCACCAGGAGGCGGTGACCCGGCGCCAGCAGCTCGACCAGGAGCTGGCCGAGCGCCGGGCGACCGTCGAGTCGCACGTCAACGAGAACGTGGCGTGGGCGGAGCAGCTGCGGGCCCGTACCGAGCAGCAGGCCCGCCGGCTCCTCGACGAGTCGCGCGCGGAGGCCGAGCAGGCGATGGCCGCGGCCCGCGCGGAGGCCGAGCGGCTGACGCGGGAGGCCCGGGACCGGCTGCGCGGCGAGGCCGAGGAGGCCCGCGCGGAGGCCGAGCAGATCCTGCGCCGGGCCCGCACCGACGCGGAGCGGCTGCTGAACGCGGCGTCCACGCAGGCGCAGGAGGCCACCGAGCACGCCGAGCGGCTGCGCACCACCACGGCCACCGAGTCGGACACCGCCCGCCGGCAGGCGAGCGAGCTGAGCCGGGCCGCCGAGAAGCAGATGGCCGAGGCGGAGGAGGCGCTGCGCAAGGCGCAGTCCGAGGCCGAGAAGCTGGTCACCGAGGCCGAGGAGGCCGCCGCCAAGACGCTGGCGAGCGCCGAGGCCGCCAACGAGACGCGCACCCGCACCGCCAAGGAGCAGGTGGCCCGGCTGGTCGGGGAGGCGACGAAGGAGGCCGAGGCCACCCGTTCGGACGCCGAGCAGCTGGTGGCGGACGCGCGCGCGGAGGCGGAGAAGATCCTCGCCGAGGCCGCCGAGAAGGCCCGCGCGGCCACCGCCGAGGAGACCGCTACCCAGCTGTCCAAGGCGGCCAGGACCGCCGAGGAGGTCCTGAACAAGGCGTCGGAGGACGCCCAGAAGACCACCAGGGCGGCCGCCGAGAAGGCCGAGCGGATCCGCAAGGAGGCCGAGGCCGAGGCGGACCGGCTGCGCGCCGAGGCGCACGACATCGCCGAGCAGCTCAAGGGCGCGGCGAAGGACGACACCGAGGAGTACCGGGCCAAGACGGTCGAGCTGCAGGAGGAGGCCCGCCGGCTGCGCGGCGAGGCCGAGCAGCTGCGCTCCGACGCGGCGGCCGAGGGCGAGTCGATCCGCGCGGAGGCCCGCCGGGAGTCCGTCACCAAGATCGAGGAGGCGGCCAAGTCCGCCGAGGAGCTGCTGGCCAAGGCCAAGGCGGACGCCGACGAGCTGCGGCAGAAGGCGACCGCCGACAGCGAGAAGGTCCGCACCGAGGCCATCGAGCGGGCCACGGCGCTGCGCCGGCAGGCCGAGGAGACCCTGGAGCGCGCCCGCGCGGAGGCCGAGCGGCTGCGCGCCGAGGCCGACGAGCAGGCCGAGTCCGTCAAGGCGGACGCCGAGAAGGCGGCCCTGGAGCTGCGCGAGGAGACCGACAAGGCGGTCGAGGCGCGGCGCGCGGAGGCCGCCGAGGAGCTGACCCGGCTCGGGACCGAGGCGCAGGAACGGCTCACCTCGGCCGAGCAGGCGCTCACCGAGGCCCGCGAGGAGGCCGGGCGGATCCGCAAGGAGGCCGCCGAGGAGGCCGAGCGGCTGCGTACCGAGGCCGCCGAGCGGATCCGGGTGCTCCAGGAGCAGGCCGAGACCGAGGCGGAGCGGCTGCGCGACGAGGCGGCGGCCGACGCGTCCGCGTCCCGCGCCGAGGGCGAGGCCGTCGCCGTACGGCTGCGGGGCGAGGCCGCGGCCGAGGCGGAGCGGCTGAGGACGGAGGCGCAGGAGAGCGCCGACCGGGTGCGCGCGGAGGCGCAGTCCGCCGCCGAGCGGCTGGCCGCCGAGGCGTCCGAGACGCTGGCCGCCGCGCAGGAGGAGGCCGCCCGGCGCCGCCGCGAGGCCGAGGAGCTGCTGGGCGCGGCCCGCGAGGAGGCCGACGAGGAGCGCCGGCGGGCCCGTGAGCAGAGCGAGGAGCTGCTGGCCTCGGCGCGCAAGCGGGTGGAGGACGCGCAGGCCGAGGCGGTCCGCCTGGTCGAGGAGGCCGAGCGGCGGTCCGGTGAGATGGTGTCCGCCGCCGAGCAGCACGCGCAGCAGGTGCGGGACTCCGTGGCCGGTCTGCACGAGCAGGCGCAGGAGGAGATCGCCGGGCTGCGCTCGGCCGCGGAGCACGCGGCGGAGCGTACGAAGCGGGAGGCCGAGGAGGAGGCCGAGCGGCTGCGGGCCGACGCGCACGCCGAGCGGGAGCGGGCCGGCGAGGATGCCGGGCGGATGCGGCAGGAGGCGCGGGAGGAGTCCGAGGCGGCCCGGGAGCTGGCCGAGCGCACCCTCGCGGAGGCGACGGCGGAGGCCGAGCGGCTGCGTTCGGACGCGGGCGAGTACGCCCAGCGGGTGCGCACCGAGGCGTCCGACGCGCTGGCGGAGGCCGACCAGGCGGCGGCGCGGACCCGGGCGGACGCCCGCGAGGACGCCAACCGCATCCGTTCGGACGCGGCGACGCAGGCCGACACGCTCATCACGGAGGCCCGCAAGGAGGCCGAGCTCCTCCAGACGGAGACGGTCGCGGAGGCGGAGCGGCTCCAGACGGAGACCGCCGCCGAGGCCGAGCGGGTCCGCACGGAGTCGGTGGCGGAGGCCGAGCGGGTCCGCACGGAGTCCGTGACCGAGGCCGAGCGGGTGCGCGCGGAATCCGTCGCCGAGGCCGAGCGGGTGCGCGCCGAGGCGCGGGCCGCGGCCGAGCAGCTGGTCGGCGAGGCCACCACGGAGGCGGAGCGGCTGCGGGCCGAGGCCGCCGAGACGGTGGGTTCCGCGCAGGCGCACGCCGAGCGGACGCGGGCCGAGGCCGAGCGGGTCGAGGCGGACGCCCGGGCGGCGGCGGAGCGGCTGCTCGGTACGGCGCGCGAGGAGGCCGAGCGGACGCTGGACGAGGCCCGCAAGGACGCCAACAAGCGGCGTTCGGAGGCGGCCGAGCAGGTCGACAAGCTCATCGGCGAGACCACGGCCGAGACCGACAAGCTGCTCACCGAGGCGCAGCAGCAGGCGCAGCAGACCACGGCGGACGCCGAGGCGCAGGCCGACACCATGGTGGGCGCGGCCCGCAGCGAGGCCGAGCGGATCGTCTCCGAGTCGACCATCGAGGGCAACTCCCTGGTGGAGAAGGCCCGGACGGACGCGGACGAGCTGCTGGTGGGCGCGCGCCGGGACGCGACCGCGATCCGGGAGCGGGCGGAGGAGCTGCGCGAGCGGGTCACCGCCGAGATCGAGGAGCTGCACACCCGGGCGCGCCGCGAGGCCGCCGAGACGATGAAGTCCACCGGGGACCGCTGCGACGCGCTCATCAAGGCCGCCGAGGAGCAGCTGGAGAAGGCCCAGACGAAGGCGAAGGAGATCCTCTCGGACGCCGACTCCGAGGCGGGCAAGGTGCGCATCGCGGCCGTCAAGAAGGCGGAGGGCCTGCTGAAGGAGGCCGAGCAGAAGAAGGCGCGGCTGGTCAAGGAGGCCGAGGAACTCAAGGCGGAGGCGATCCAGGAGGCGCGGCGCTCGGTCGAGGAGGGCAAGCGTGAGCTGGAGGTCCTGGTGCGCAGGCGTGAGGACATCAACGCCGAGATCTCCCGCGTCCAGGATGTGCTGGACGCACTGGAGTCCTTCGAGACGCCGGGTGCGGGCAAGGACGGTTCGGTCAAGGCAGGCGCGACGGTCGGCGCCCCCCGTTCGGGTGGCAAGTCGTCAGACAACTAGCGTTTGAGGGGTGTTTCGGTGTCGACTGAGGGCTTTGCCCTGCTCGTTGGCAAGACCTCTGACGGTCAGCCACTCAAAAGAGGTGTCATTCTCCAGATCAAACACGTATCCGCTCGATGACACACCGCTTCGGCGCCTAGGATTCCCCCTATCACCTCACCGGTCTCATTTGACAGGAACCCCATGAGCGACACTTCCCCCTACGGCTTCGAGCTTGTGCGGCGTGGGTACGACCGCGCTCAGGTGGACGAACGTATCTCCAACCTCGTCTCCCAACGTGACCAGGCCAACGCCCGTATCACCGCCCTGGAAAAGCGCATCGAGGAGCTGCACCTCGAGACGCAGAACGCCCAGACCCAGGTCAGCGACGCCGAGCCGTCGTACGCGGGTCTCGGCGCTCGGGTCGAGAAGATCCTGCGCCTGGCCGAGGAAGAGGCCAAGGAGCTGCGTGAGGAGGCCCGCCGCGCGGCCGAACAGCACCGCGAGCTGGCCGAGTCGGCCGCCCAGCAGGTGCGCAACGACGCCGAGTCCTACGCCACCGAGCGCAAGGCGAAGGCGGAGGACGAGGGCGCCCGGATCGTCGAGAAGGCCAAGGGCGAGGCCTCTCAGCTGCGGTCCGACGCGCAGAAGGACGCGCAGTCCAAGCGTGAGGAGGCGGACGCCCTCTTCGAGGAGACCCGCGCCAAGGCCGCGCAGGCCGCCGCCGACTTCGAGACGAACCTGGCCAAGCGCCGCGAGCAGTCCGAGCGCGACCTGGCCTCGCGTCAGCAGAAGGCGGAGAAGCGGCTCGCGGAGATCGAGCACCGCGCCGAGCAGCTGCGCCTGGAGGCGGAGAAGCTGCGCACCGACGCCGAGCGCCGCGCCCGCCAGACGGTGGAGACCGCGCAGCGCCAGGCCGAGGACATCGTGGCCGACGCCAACGCCAAGGCGGACCGCATCCGTTCCGAGTCCGAGCGCGAGCTGGCGGCCCTCACCAACCGCCGCGACAGCATCAACGCCCAGCTGACGAACGTCCGCGAGATGCTGGCGACGCTGACCGGCGCGGCGGTGGCCGCCGCCGGCACGACGGGCGAGGACGAGCCGGTCTCTCGTGGGGTTCCGGCGCAGCAGTCCCGGTAATCGCCGGTCGCGGGGTGGCTGCGGGCCCGTTGTGGCCGGCCGCGCAGTTCCCCGCGCCCCTTCGGAGCGCGCGCATCTGAGCCCCCTGCTTCAAGTGGCAGGGGGCTTTGTCCCGTCCTAGCGTGGCGGCATGATCGAGCTGGACGGGCTGACCAAGCGGTACGGCGAGAAGGTGGCCGTCGACGGTCTGACATGTACCGTGCGGCCCGGCATCGTGACCGGGTTCCTCGGGCCCAACGGCGCCGGGAAGTCCACGACCATGCGGATGATCCTCGGGCTCGACCGTCCCACCGCCGGTGATGTGCGGATCGACGGCAGCCGGTACGACCGGCTGACGGATCCCCTCACCTGTGTCGGCGCGCTGCTGGACGCCAAGGCGGTGCACGGCGGCCGCAGCGCCTACAACCATCTGCTGTGCCTCGCGCAGAGCAACGGCATCCCGCACGCCCGGGTGGGCGAGGTGCTGGAGACGGTCGGTCTGATGGCCGTCGCGCGGCAGAAGGCCAAGGGGTTCTCGTACGGCATGTCGCAGCGGCTGGGGATCGCGGCCGCGCTGCTCGGGGACCCCCGGATCCTGATGTTCGACGAGCCGGTGAACGGGCTCGACCCCGAGGGCATCCACTGGATCCGCAATCTGATGAGATCACTGGCCGCGCAGGGGCGGACGGTCTTCGTGTCCTCCCATCTGATGAGCGAGATGGCGCAGACCGCCGACCACCTCATCGTGATCGGGCAGGGCCGGCTGCTCGCGGACACCTCCATGGCGGACTTCATCCGGCGGCACGCGCGCAGTTACGTCCGCGTCCGCTCGCCCCAGCGCGAACGGCTCCTGGACGCGCTGCACGAGGCCGGGGTCACCGTGACCGAGGCGGCGGACGGGGCGCTGGAGGCGGAGGGCGACAAGGCCGAGCGGATCGGGGAGCTGGCCGCGGGGCACGGGATCGTGCTGCACGAGCTGAGCCCCCGGCAGGCTTCCCTGGAGGAGGCGTTCATGCGGCTGACGGCGGGCTCGGTGGAGTACCACGCGCAGTCGGAGGCCGTCCCGGAGGGCTGGGGCGGCGACCGGCGAGGGGGTACGGCATGACGAACGCCCAGGTCGCCCAGACCCTCCGCTCCGAGTGGACGAAGATCCGGTCGGTGTCGTCCACGGGCTGGACCCTCTCCGTCGCCGTCGTGGTCACCGTCGGCATCGGCATGCTCATCTCCGCGCTGACCCGGAACCAGTACGACTCGATGCCGATCCAGGAGCGGCTGACCTTCGACCCGACCTTCGTCAGCTTCGCCGGGATGACCCTCGGCCAGCTCGCCATGATCGTGTTCGGCGTGCTGGTCGTCACCAACGAGTACAGCACCGGCATGATCCGGGTCTCGCTGGCCGCCGTACCGCGCCGCGGCGTCTTCCTGTCCGGCAAGCTCGCGGTGGCGGGCGCGCTCGCCCTGGTCGTCGGGATGGTCACGAGCTTCGCCACGTTCTTCCTCGGCCAGGCCATGCTCGGCCCCTACCGCGCGGGGCTCGGCGATCCCGGGGTGCTGCGCGCGGCGGCCGGCGGCGGGCTGTACCTGACCCTGATCGCGGTGTTCTCCATGGGCGTCGCCACCATGCTGCGCTCACCGCTGCTCTCGCTCGGCATCCTGATGCCGTTCTTCTTCCTGATCTCCAACATCCTGGCCGCCGTCGACGCCACCAAGAAGATCGCCCAGTACCTGCCCGACCAGGCCGGCAGCCGGATCATGCAGGCGGTGCCGCACCCCGACGACACCCCGTACGGGCCCTGGGGCGGGCTCGGGATCATGGCGCTGTGGGTGATCGCCGCGCTCGCCGGCGGATACGCGCTGCTCAGGCGCCGGGACGCGCAGTAGAGGTCACCTTCACCCAGCGTATTACTTCAGCTTTACTTTTCTTTGGGCGGAACCGTCAGCGCCCCGTTATCCTCCTAATCCTTACGGGGGCGGTTCCCCGCTGTCCTGAACCTTCCGATGGGTGCGGAGCATGATCGAGGCTGTAGGCCTGACGAAGCGGTACGGCGACAAGACCGCTGTGTACAACCTTTCCTTCCAGGTGCGACCGGGATCCGTGACCGGCTTCCTCGGGCCCAACGGGTCGGGCAAGTCCACGACGATGCGGATGATCCTCGGCCTGGACAACCCCACGTCCGGCCAGGTGACCATCGGCGGCCACCCGTACCGCAGGCTGCCCAACGCGCCCCGCCAGGTCGGCGCGCTGCTCGACGCCAAGGCCGTGCACGGCGGCCGCTCCGCCCGCAACCATCTGCTGAGCCTCGCCCAGCTGTCGGGCATCCCGGCCCGCCGGGTGGACGAGGTGCTCGGCGTCGTCGGCCTCCAGGACGTCGCCAGGAAGCGCTCCAAGGGCTTCTCGCTCGGCATGGGCCAGCGCCTCGGCATCGCCGCCGCGCTGCTCGGCGACCCCCAGGTGCTGCTCTTCGACGAGCCGGTCAACGGCCTCGACCCCGAGGGCATCCTCTGGGTGCGCAACCTGATGAAGGCGCTGGCCGCCGAGGGCCGGACCGTCTTCGTGTCCTCCCATCTGATGAGCGAGATGGCGCTGACCGCCGACCACCTCATCGTGATCGGGCGCGGCCAGCTGCTCGCCGACATGAGCGTGAAGGACTTCATCTCGGCCAACTCCGCCGACTTCGCGCGGGTGCGCACCCCCGACACCGAGCCGCAGCTGCGCGAGAAGCTCGGCGCCGCGCTCTCCGGCGCGGGCGGCCAGGTGCTGCCGGAGCAGGACGGCGCGCTGCGCGTGATGGGACTGCCGCTGCCCCGCATCAGCGACCTCGCGCACGAGGCGGGCGTACGGCTGTGGGAGCTGTCGCCGCACCAGGCCTCGCTGGAGGAGGCGTACATGCGGATGACGCAGGGCGCGGTGGACTACCGCTCCACCACCGACCAGAAGGCGGGCCTCCAGCAGCCGCTGCCGCCCGGCGCCGAACCGCCGATGCCGGTGCCCGGCCAGGGCCAGCCCGGCTGGTACGCCCCGCCGCCGCCCCAGCAGGGCGGGCAGCCCTTCGCGATGCCGGCGGGCGGCCCCGGCGCGCCCGCGGGACCCTACGCGGGCGCCCCGGCGGGCGGTCACGGCGCTCCCGGCGCCCCGGCGGGCCAGACAGCCCCGGCCGCGAACCCGTACGCCCAGCCGGCACCCCAGGCGCCCCCGGCCCCGCAGGCCCCGGCCGCTCCCCCGGCCCCGGCCGCCGTCCCCGCCACGCCCGACGCCTCCTCCCCCACCGCCGACACGAACCAGCCCGAGGACGCCCGATGAGCACCCACCAGCCCCCGATGCCACAGGCCCCCGGCGCGCCCGACTGGCAGGCGGCGCCCGGCGGCTCGTACCCCGGCTACACCTCGCCGATCCCCGTCGTGCCCACCCACCTCGGGCACGCGGTGGCCTCGGAGTGGACGAAGATCAAGTCGGTCCGCTCGACGATCTGGACGCTCAGCGTCTTCGTGTTCCTCGTCGTGGGCATCGGCCTGCTGGTCGGCGCGCTGGTGTCGGCGCACGCCGACGAGTCCTCGCTGGCCGGCACCAACCCGCTCTCCTTCGGCTTCTTCGGCCTGCTCGTGGGCACCATGTGCGTCATCACGCTCGGCGTGCTGACCACGGCC is a genomic window of Streptomyces sp. WP-1 containing:
- a CDS encoding MarR family winged helix-turn-helix transcriptional regulator — protein: METETATRWLTDAEQCAWRTHLEVNRLLTYQLEKDLQPFGLTMNDYEILVNLSESEDVRMRMSDLASATLQSKSRLSHQITRMENADLVRRENCESDRRGLYAVLTEHGMETMKKVAPHHVSSVRRHFIDLLSPEALVELDKALKPIAEHLRGQRGRP
- a CDS encoding MFS transporter; amino-acid sequence: MSTHAPARPSYAAVLRLPGARRAFAAALTARLSYGIVSLAVLLSVSRATGSYAVSGTVMSLFGAASVFLMPVRGALIDRHGPRRALAPMALVYGALLTLLAALTWRPGAPVAPLALVAALAGACTPPLGPTMRALWAELVPDRHLLQRAYSLDGVAEELLYVSGPVLVGVLTGFAPPAAGILLSALLIVGGTAVFAASPVMPGPRPAVRGARRGSGSGPLAPAVVALGVGLTLSGVDLLTMAYASAYAYDTALVPWVLGALSAGSALGGLVNGAVRWTAPARTRLLRFSVALGLVVAVAGLAPDLWVLTAALALAGVFFAPTLTTAYLAADESVPAEARTRAGAWVNTGVNAGSSSGALATGLLIGRLPLGVCFLVAGSMALASAAAAGAGGALRARRG
- the meaB gene encoding methylmalonyl Co-A mutase-associated GTPase MeaB encodes the protein MQDVSSLVDRAREGGPRAVARLISLVEGASPQLREVMAALAPLTGNAYVVGLTGSPGVGKSTSTSALVTAYRKQGKRVGVLAVDPSSPFSGGALLGDRVRMSDHASDPGVYIRSMATRGHLGGLAWSAPQAIRVLDAAGCDVVLVETVGVGQSEVEIAAQADTSVVLLAPGMGDGIQAAKAGILEIGDVYVVNKADRDGADATARELNHMLGLGAARGPGDWRPPIVKTVASRAEGVDEVVEALEKHRAWMEEHGVLTERRRARAAREVETIAVTALRERIGDLHGDRRLSALAERIVAGELDPYRAADELVAEITKG
- a CDS encoding acetyl-CoA C-acetyltransferase is translated as MSSGTNSSVIVAGARTPMGRLLGSLKSFSAADLGGLAIKAALDRAGIGGDQVQYVIMGQVLQAGAGQIPARQAAVKGGIPMSVPALTVNKVCLSGLDAIALADQLIRAGEFDIVVAGGMESMTNAPHLLPKSREGYKYGSIEMIDSMAHDGLTDSFEAIAMGESTEHHNTRLGIGRLAQDEIGALSHQRAAAAQKNGVFEAEITPVEIPQRKGDPILFSKDEGIRADTTVETLGKLRPSFTKDGTITAGTSSQISDGAAAVVVMSKAKAEELGLQWLAEIGAHGNVAGPDNSLHSQPSNAIRNALKKEGKEVADLDLIEINEAFASVTVQSMKDLGVSTEKVNVNGGAIALGHPIGMSGARLVLHLALELKRRGGGLGAAALCGGGGQGDALIVRVPKA
- the mce gene encoding methylmalonyl-CoA epimerase — translated: MLTRIDHIGIACHDLDATVEFYRATYGFEVFHTEVNEEQGVREAMLKINETSDGGASYLQLLEPTREDSAVGKWLAKNGEGVHHIAFGTADVDADSEDIRGKGVRVLYDEPRRGSMGSRITFLHPKDCHGVLTELVTSAPVESPEH